From the genome of Solanum pennellii chromosome 6, SPENNV200:
TGAATCTGATCATAACTTTCTTGATTTAGCTGGACGCAGAAAAGCCATTACTTGCAAGGTCAGGAATATGGTCGACCGACATGGTACAGATATATTCAAAAGTGGACGCGCAACTCGGCCAAAAAATTCGTACTTTGTAGCAAAGACAGTAGCAAAAAGGAGAAATCAACTGGTAATAAAGcctattattatatattgatcttgAGAATGATTGTACGCAACATTCTAATTTAACAAAGTCTTTGTTCTTAATTATAGTATGTTCCAATTGATGTGGTGAGAGACTACAAACTTGAACTCCCTCCAAGTATGATCATTCGCGACTCTGCTGGCAGAGAATTTGAGACAAAAGTCAAATATTGAAAAGACGGCAGAATATGGTTGATAGGCGGATGGCGCAGTATATGTCGGTGGAACCTTGTGGAGAAAAATGACAGGTTCATCTGTGAATTTGTGAGAGAACAATGTGGCAAAATCTCGTTCTTACAAGTTCGTGTTCTGCAAGAAGGATCAAATTCCCatcacaataataaataaaagggaTAGTTTATTACTATTTACCATAACATTTTAATGTTTATTGCCTTAAGTATTGTTTCATGTTGACAAATTCTGAAGactataaatattattgtttgtaTTCAAGACTTCAATTATCGTTGTTTGTTGATGAAATAATTAAGATTGCTTTAGTAAGTCCTATTGTTCTTATAAAAGAATTGATGAAGTTTTTATTTGAACTTACTCATCATGCCATACTAAAAGTGGGAGCTTCAAACGTAAAGTTTTAATTTGATCTTACGGTTATGCTATTTAGTTTGTCCGCTAAATCATATAAAGTAATTTTGGCGTAAAATTTAGCCGCACTAGTTGTTTACATCAAGTCAATACATATATGccatgtttttaaattaatagttcATTCTACTTAaccataattaatttatatgtgttttactttattaaatcacGTATTGCATTAACTTAGTGTAAACATCCGGTGCGGATAAGTTTTTTCGGTCTGCTTCTCATGTTTATTGAATTGCTATAAACATAATTGACATATTTTAGGAAAAGTTTGAAAATAGCAAACATTACGCCTCAAATAGGActctatagctatagtttgtttAATTATGAATGATAACAAAATATTAGGAGAGGaacgatatattttttttttctctgtctTGGCAAGTACTacattgtttctttttctttttataaagcATACattcttatctttttctttcttcttctacatatttttgtcttttttggCATATTGCTTCATatgattttcctttaatataattaaataaatttagataCAAACATGATGATAATATTTGGTAATATCTTCAAATAAAACCAATTGCAAGACCGGCTAGTTTTTTTATCCAACAAAATATTGcaagtttgaaaatttatctgCATCTTATTGAGAGCTAACTTGATAAATTGCAGATAGACAAGCAAAATCATTAACCGTCCAGCTATGGTAGAATCTGTCGAGCATGGATTGTATGATCATCGCTAAAGAGGACAATCGAGTTGGAGGTTCAAAATCGGCTGTGGAggaggaagaaaaaaatgacataCTTGTATATCTCAACACGATCGATCTTGTAGTCATATAAATGTATAAGACTACAAGTTCTGAAGGGTTTTGAAAAAGTTTGGTTCGCTGACAAAACGAGCCTTGGGGCAATTTTTTTGGGACTGAAGATTAGTTTAATTACATTTGAATGTCAAACCATTATCGGGTTAACTTGTGTGACAATTGCTAAGCTTGGTTGGAGAACTTTAAATGATCATGACTTCACTTGCAAAACACTGAACTGTTTATGTTTTTGTCTGTTCATCCTATATAGGTGAATTAGATCTAGCCTTAAAGATTTGGTGTTTAACACAAGTGCAACTGCTAATGTGATATGGAAAAAGCCTTACTGAAGATACATAAAAGagcagtctttgtcgagaggtTTCATCCTACGTTCACTAGTGAGCTGGTAATATTCTGCTTCTGTTCATCATTTACAAGCTAATGAGCCAATTTTCTTAGGCATATATATCAGAAGAATCACCTGATAAAGCCACTAGAAAGTGTCTTTCTGGAGGCACTTGGAATGTGAAACTATAATGTGATGGAAGAGGGCTTGTGCTTATATACAAAAGGTTGGAAgaaatttcagaaaaataaCCAACTACAAAAATGGGAAATATCTCGTGTTTAGGTACAATGGCAGTCTGCAATTGCACAACAAGAATTTTCAGCAACAACGGACTGGAAAGACAAGTGAAGTCAACAGACATGATCAAAAATCAACAAGCTTCAATATATGATAGAGGCAGCAGTGTAAAAGGCCAGAAAAATACCCTTACACTTCAAAATTTCCTGAACAGACTCTTGCTAACGGTGAAAGCGACACAGGTATGATGATTTAACTCATACCTTTCCAATTCTCTTTTAGCTGTTGTTGAAAGTTGGCATAAAATGCAGTAATAGTGATCAAATTTAGACTTTcatcaaccaaaatttcatttgCAGAAGACCTATCTTAACATGTGATGGACTACTATGTTGTGTTTCCTTAGAACATGCAACTCCAAGAAAAAGATCTGCACTTGAGAAAGAAGAGACCTTCTCACAGATCTTACTCCAAATATTCCTCAATTTGTGAAATGCTTGAAAGGCTACAATGTCCTGTTTCCTAGTACGTGTTTTCTTGAACTAAAACAAGTTTATGTGACTGGTAAGATACTAAATGTGTAAAATGTATGTAaaccaaataattaatatttctaACGCAGTATGTTCCAAGATCCTTCTGTGAACAACTTTCTACATCAGACAATAAGAGAGCAGCTGTCCTCCGTAATTCAGAAGGAAAAGGGTGGAAAGTGAATTGTATAACACAAAATGGATATCATGCTTTCTGTGGAGGATGGAAACAGTTTGTGAGTgataacaatcttaaggaacAGGTCTGTGTTTTTCAGCTTGTCAATGCAAATGAACTAAAGGTTTCTGTTTTCAACGATCCTTCGGAATCTCTGTTGAAACTTGCTGCACAAAGATGATAAATCTTAGTTTTGAACTGCTACGATTTGATGTCATTATGTTGGAATCTGAACTCTGTAGCTGCATAACATAAACAACCttgttttcattttcctttttctgtATTTGAGTAATTAGAGTTGTTTAACTTCTGTATGTTGCAGCTGAAATGAAGCTTGCAATAAGAGATGTAGTaatgttgattttatttgaaaagGCTGCACAAAATGTCCAGATAACTTTTCTAGAGAACAGATTCACCTAGAGTTCTCTGGTGCAAATACCAATGAATGCATTAAAACTGTCTTAAAGTAAGTGGTGAATGCACCGATTTCATCTGAACCCAATATTTCCGATACTGTGTATAGATATATGATATTCAATTGGTCATCCCATTTTTGCTTGATCCCGTAGTGCAAATGAAGGTAAAAGTTTCGGAGCGAGTAGGAGATTTACATCATGGAATCCAAGATTTCATTTAGCTTCCCGTGTTAGAGATGttccttcatttgtttttttttctttctagttttTGTTCCTTTATATGTTCACATGGTTATAGCCACATCAATGGTTGGTAAGGTGTTTCTTGTGTGAAGAAGATTGGTAATCGTTCAGAAAATGATAAATTTGGTGATGGTAAAAGTTGTGTAGAAAGTGTGAATGGAGCCAAAAAGagagttcacctaagtcatatgaacttttgcaacaaaagaagaagagggAATGTGCAAATATACCTTTTCCGTCATACATCAATTTTTACATGatactatgaaaaataaaaataaaatagcaaaATATGGAAATTGATATTTTCGAGTACTTTAAAATATTAGAACACCAAAAACTACAATGCACTATGCATGAGAACATCTTAAGATTCTTATAATCTCCCCTTCTCTTATATATGTACTAATTCTGGGAACGTGCATTGCACGTTTTTCCTTTAATTgacattaaaaattaatttatagaaataaatatatcatagtGGAGCACACATAAAATAATCGTTAAGTTCAAAGCTAAGTTCTTTTGTATGTAAGTTTGACATAAGATATATATCTCttcacaaaatataacataaaaatcttGTATCaggtttgatattttttatgtttcatgaaaaataaacaaactatTATATGAGAGgaatcaatatattttaattactaaaagtaagttttaataattaaaaagaattgatctataattaatactttttcacATTATAAAATTGAAAGCGTAGATATTATACTCATTATTGACCGATAAAAACCTTTTTGTAACCCATAAAGCAAGTCATCTATGATACAAACttctattttgtatatttatgatttgCAAGTTCTCAAGAAGATTGttgaattttattatcattctttactcaaaaagaagaaaagagaatattattactcaattcatcaaaaaaatgtGTTAACAAAAATGTCCAATCACATTTGTATCTTCTAAACAAATCTTTTGCAATTTAAGGGCAAATAATATCCGAAAAGAATTTTTAGAAAATCACTTAAAAGGAAGTTCAAAATTATTAAGAGACACATGACATTAAAATACATAAgcagaagaaagaagaagaatgacAAATTTGAATTCATATTTACTATCCCAAAGGCTCACGATGATAACTAAATTTAAAGTCTACAGTTATACCGAGTTGatgaaaatggaaaaaagaaagCAAGTTTGAGGAGTTAGAGGATATATATTGCAAAGCAAGTTTTCACATTCTGatgaataaataacaaataGTAACTTTCTTATTCTTGGCGTCAAACATATTAACGTAAAGACTGTATTTAatctacttttctttttttccgcTACATCTGTTTCTTCTCTTGATTAGCAGCTtccaacattttttttgtttccctCATTTGCAGCTTTCAACTCTCTTTTCTTCTCCATGTTGAATTACGCGATTTCCTTCATCCAATCTGTTGATCTTAAATAGTATTAGATAATGATCTttaaaattcaactttaatttcgAAACTGATTCCTGTGTAATAGTGGGGATTGACCCttcatattcaatttttattctaTATAGTAGTGCCTATTCAAAATGCAAACATTTATTCAGTAATTCTTGGTAACGTTTTAATTGCCAAAGAacaattactatttaatttataCAATCCAATGAATTCGgtctatattaaattattttttcaaacttcCTATCTTCTCTCAATTCTGGACATAATTAATTGATAATGTAAAGAATTGATGTAATCTTTTAAtggaaaaagtttttaaaataatgataacTATATACTATTTAAGTAGTagttagatatttaattaaattgtattttattttaagggaAAAATGGTAATCTAACTTTAATGttaggagcttcccacttataataatactagttcCCGACACGTGCTTTGCACGTGAGTCCcacgaatatatatatatctcgaCTAATATTAGAAGAATATGTAATCTAATGTTCATTTTAACATCATGTTAGACattaacattaaattaaattacaatatatgttggataaaaaatatgtcatcttctttaattttatgtattcGACTCATATAAAAAAAGGGTAAACCTCAAGCATGTTCTAATTTGGTGGATGTAGATATATTTAACTATGATGACATGTTTATGTGGTTATTATAACTATCTAATAAGCATTTATAATCGTGCACACAAAgttttgttttcaaaatttgaataaaaaatgtgtGAAGTGTTTAGGTATTCCATCGAAACAAGTCGTAGTttgtatatcaaaataaaatttagtgaCAAGTTTAATGgactataaatatataaagtcaagtcaaaaatttattttattaaaaaatattaaaaactctATATCCAATTGCACAACTACAGTTcctttcaattaatttttttatagcaaaataacaaaaaatcggataaaattacatttattttgtctatcttaaagataaaaatattttttgtaataaaaattttacctttttagtataataaaaatttgttttacttttttttttaatcatggTGATATGattcatacttaaaatatttgTGTCATTTATGTCTCTACTGAAAGATATTGCATGTAGTTTCAAAGCGTAAGTTATGTTTGTATGTTTTCTGTCTTGATTCAATTGATAAATCTTTTAataatcttcttctttttatgaATTACAGCtacacataaaataattttgaaatttaaatttgtcaTATAATATGTTCATGAAATTTACTAATATTTCGAAAACAAGATAATttactttaaaagaaataaatccCCCTTCTTATATGAGACAAGAAGATAGTAATATGTAGAATTAATcgataatttatcaaatttgcGTTCTaatgtttaaatttcttttttattttaaaatttgagttcTAAAATTGCCAAAAAGATAAATTCTAtagttaaaaacatttttaaaattgtgcTGTTGTAAAAGCTaacttgattttatattttgaagactAAATATAGGgcatgtaaaaaaaaaatattgaagattgaaaaataaatggagtgcacaatatatgaatgaagttaatAATTGttgagaaattaaaatttataatagatAGTAAATTTGTAATGATATAAAGAGAAAAGGCCTACATTATTACACCTGTTAAAGGCTTTTGGTGAGGCAATAAGATAAGGTTAAGTACATAGTACAATTGGTTTTTCTCATTGTACAACTCTTCATAGTCATGGTCGTCCTACCATGGCTCttctatataattaataaaaatatataataaataatatatgtatatattaagagttatattaaaatattattattttctcctAACATcactattatgtatttatttaaattacttctatttaaacAAAAGCATATTTTGCATAAACTATTCATGTATTATCAAACTCATCATGTATTAatagaagtttttttaattaaatagcacttaaaagtaaaataacacaaaaacaaagaaaattttttcataacaatgcaaaataatacataattacataaaaatatcgGTTGCATaccaaatcaattttaaaattcaaagaatcacaaaattcaaagagttactctaatttaatttaaactaataattataattataatgtcatgattaaaaaattaaagtgtagTTGTTGGACTCATATTCTAccattatgtaattaaatattaatatttaaaaattaaattaatttattttgatctaGTGGAGGGGCAAAATGATAATCCAACTTTGAAGGTTGGAGCTTCCCATTTATAATATACCAGTTTCCAAGCACGTGCTTCGCACGTATATTTCATGTGAACTTTTATAGATATGTTAGAATGACTAAAACTTtatggaaatatatatatgtaaattgcaataaataataagaaacaacaattacaaaataagaataaaggcTTACggtaataaaatattcatagaaaactaaattaagaagtctaatagagaaaaaaaaggcaaaaagaAACAGATTTAAGAAAAGTTACGATGtagacattattcttataagacTGATGTATATATAGAcgaaaaaataagtacaaaattagtacataactcTCTGAGTTCTTATCGGCTCCTTccatatcctatcaaaattcaagaatcttCTTCATCTActttaactataaaataaaaataatagcctAATAATCTTGGTACGAATTTCATGagataaaaaagttgaatttatgTAGATAGAATAGAAGGAACATCAAAAGGCATCTTAATGTtttagttcaaatatttggaggttatgaatatgaaaaaatgatatttatggatattaagagtataaaagttgaataagtaattaaaaaataataataaataaatgaagaataggaaaaagaaaattaaagttagCAAACCATGCAAGTAAAGTTCTTACCACGTTAGTAAGCATCAATGAATTTAAACTTGTGAAGCTAGAGTCATTCTATAATAATCAAGAGGACATTATCAATGTGTGTCTCCATTTTGCAGATTTACACCCtttaaattattactttatccacataaattatattttttatgagaattaaggaaaaagttacgagaagagggaaaaaaattataattattatatacatataagttatacatgatatatattaataaattagataCTGAATTAGAAATTAATCTCACAAAGtctaaaagtcattaacattttaattaaacttataacaatttaatttataaaagggTAAAAccgtaatttaatttttaacttttttttgttcatgcttttagtaatatatgatattatatacatataagttatacatgatatatataaataaattagatattgaattagaaattaatCTCACAAAGtctaaaagtcattaacattttaattaaacttataacaatttaatttataaaagggTAAAAccgtaatttaatttttaactttttttgttcatgcttttaatAGTACTAGTTTCTGAGGACGTGCTTCGCACGTGtgtttcatgtaaatttttataGATACGTTAGAATGACTGAAAtctcattaatatatatatataattataatgaataataaatgtaTCAATTACAAAAAACAAGACTTACGgcaataaaacattcatagaaaactaaattaagaagtctaaaagagtgaaaaaaagacaaagaaacagaatatttaagtaaaaatacaatatagacattattcttataagattgatgtaaatagatgaaaatataagtacaaaattagtacataactcTCTGAGTTTTTATCGACTCC
Proteins encoded in this window:
- the LOC107022965 gene encoding uncharacterized protein LOC107022965 — its product is MGNISCLGTMAVCNCTTRIFSNNGLERQVKSTDMIKNQQASIYDRGSSVKGQKNTLTLQNFLNRLLLTVKATQYVPRSFCEQLSTSDNKRAAVLRNSEGKGWKVNCITQNGYHAFCGGWKQFVSDNNLKEQVCVFQLVNANELKVSVFNDPSESLLKLAAQR